A window of Loxodonta africana isolate mLoxAfr1 chromosome 3, mLoxAfr1.hap2, whole genome shotgun sequence genomic DNA:
aagaagacattcaggcggctaacagacacatgaggaaatgcttgtgatcaccagccattagagaaatgcaaatcgaaattacaatgagataccatctcaccctgacattactggcacaaatcaaaaaaacagaaaatagcaaatgctggagaggctgccgggagattggaactcttatgccttcctggtggaaatgcaaaatactacagccattttggaaaatgatatggcacttccttaagaagctagaaatagaaatagaatccagttcagcaatcccactcctaggaatatatcctagagaaataagagccatcacatgaatagatatgtgcacacccatgttcactgcagcactattcacgatagcaaaaaggtggaaacttAAGTGTCAATAAATGAATGGGataaacaaacacatacacacaatggaatgctacacaacaataaagaacaatgctgaatcttcgaaacatctcacaacatggatgaatctggagggtattatgctgagtgaaataagttaatcacaaaaggacatatatgagaccattattataaaaactcatgaaaagttttccataccgaaagaaacaatttttgatggttacaagggagaggaagggtggggatggaaaaacactaactagacaataggtaagcgGTGACTTTGttgaggagtcctgatggcacagtggttaagagctcagctgctaaccaaaaggttggcagttccaatccaccagctgctcatttgaaaccctatgggcagttctactctgccctatagggtccatatgagttggaatcgacctgaggGCAACAGGgttttaactttggtgaagggtaagacagtacacaatcctggggaagtcagcacagtttGACCacagcaaggtcatggaagcttcatagacacatccaaactccctgagggactgaattactgggctgagggctgggaaccatggtcttgggagacatctaactcaactggcataacatagtttataaagaaaatgctctacgtcctactttgctgagtagcatctggggtcttaaaagcttgtgagcagccgcctaagatactccactggtctcaccccatctggagcaagggagaatgaaggaaaaaaaccaaagaaaacaagagaatggttagtccaaaggactaagggaccacaactaccacagcctccaccagacttactccggcacaactagatggtgcccagccaacaccactgactgctctgacagggatctcgAGAGAGGGTTCCGGacaaaactggagaaaaatgtagaacaaaattctaacgcacaaaaaaagaccaggcttattggtctggcagagactagagaaaccctgagagtatggtcccccgGATACTCTTTTAACttggtactgaagtcactcctgaggtccacccttcagccaaaaattagacagcccataaaacaaaatgacactaaatgggcacaccagcccaggggcaaggacgagaaggtgggaggggacaggaaagctggacaaatggaaatgaggaGCACAAGGTtgaggaggggagagtgttggcaaccaatgtcacaaaatatgtgtattaattgtttaatgagaaactaatttgttctgtaaatcttcatctaaagcaaaaaaataatttttaaaaactgaataaCTTATTGCTCTAGTAGTAGTACTAACTATATGAACTTACATTTAGATACTATCAAAAGTACTTTTTCCATTTAAGTTTAAACCAAGGCCTGTAAAGCAGGCAAAGCTGGCAATATTATCCCTAATTTCAAAATATGGAATCTAAAATAAAGCTCACATAGGTAAGGTGACTTGGTCCAAGGTCACATCATTGGTAAGTAGCAGAACGTGGACTGGAATCTGATTATTTTGATTAGTGAGTGAGCTTAAAAGCAGATTGTCCCTCAAGCTTTCAGTAGAGACTGCAGTtccagctgacaccttgattgcaaCCTTGTTGAGAGACCTTGAACCAGAGGCACCCAGTTAAGCCActcccagattcctgacccacagaacctgtgagataacaaatgttcattgtttcaagccactaagttttggaataattttctatgtagcaatagataactaatacattcACTATAGATTAATTTTGTCGGTTCTAAAATTTCACGTAATGGAAATAATAGCGTGTACTCTGTGTCCACAGTATACATCTGTGTATATTGTGttactgtgtagtattccactgaatggttatgccacaatttattcattcattcaactcttGGTGGgctttaggttgtttccagttttcagcTTTGTGAATgaagctgctgtaaacattcataTGTAAGTCTTACTTGGACATGTTTTTACttctcttgagtaaatacctaggaatagaattgctgggtcatatggtgtgTTTTCGACTTCATAAGGAACTGCCCAGTTGTTTTTCATAGtgattgtaacattttacattcccaccagcaatatatgagttTTTCTTGCTCctcattctcaccaacacttggtattgtcaatcttttaaaattttagctATCTTTGTGGGTGgataatggtatctcattgtggtttaactggcatttccctgatggctaataatgttgaacatctttaaATGTGCTTATTGACTATTCATATGTCTTCTTTGGACAAAAATCTATTCTAATCTTCAcctatttttaattgggttgtcttattattgagagttctttatatattctggataaaaGCTTCTTATAAGATACGTAACTTGCAAATATTTCCTCCTATCCTATGGGTTGTCTTCTCACTTTCTTGATGGCGTTCCTTAAAAcacaaaatgttttaattttgatgatgttCAATTTATTTTTCATCAGAAATATGTACTGCAAATGTTTGCCCCCAGTCTGTGtcttaagttttctttttcttaacagtgtctttccaAGAGCTAAAGATTTTAATTTtggttaagttaaaaaaaattttttttttcagcttatcAAAGTTTTCTTTTATGGGTAATGTTTTTTGGGTTATCAGAAAGCTTTGactttctgatattttctcccccacaagttttatagttttagcttttacaaTTACGTATATTATCCATTTCAAGctattatattattattggtaTAGTGAGAGTCAAGGGTAGAGggttgttttttccttttcaccATTTATTGAAAGATTGTCCCTTCCCCCATTGAATTACCTTGgcatctttgttgaaaatcaattcgTGGTCTATTTGTGAACTACATTCTTTTCCCTTAATCTGTCTTTCTAATACCACACTatcttgattactatagctttatagttACACcatgaaatcaggtagtgtaagtccTCCTCACTGGTGTCTTTTTGGATTTTCTTTCCTCGATGATATAGTTTTACTATAATGGGATTATGCGTAGACTTGACATTTTTTACTCAGCCTTACTTTCATGCTAAGAATTCATCTTTCTTCATCTCTGGAAATATTTCAgccattatctcttcaaatattgtcTTTCCACCATACTTGGTATTCTCTCCTTCTGGAACTCCTGTACTGGAGCTTCTCACTCTATGCCTATGTCTCTTCATTTCTTCGTCTTTTTCCAAGTTTTTTCTCTCTGGACTTTATTCTGGGAAATTTCCTCTGTTCTAGCTTCCAATTCTCTAAATCTTCAAGCCTGATCTACTGTTTGATCCATTATTGAGTTTTTAATTTATATCTCCAAGATTTCTGCTTGGTTATCTTTCCTATTTGCCTATTGTTTCTATTTTCTCCTATTTCTAATTTGAGTGcttttcctttagctctttgatcTTAATATAAACAatcattttaaagtccattttgtttGTATTTAACATTCTTGTTCAACAGTTATTGAGtacctcctatgtgccaggcactcgtATTTAGCAGTGAGCAAGATAACAACTCTGCTTACATTGAGTGTACACACTAGAGAAGGCCACCAACAGAGAGCCAACAAATCATAAACGTTTTGAGATTGCTCTATTTTTGCTGGATTCTCCAGTTGGAACTCTCTTGTATTGGGCCTGGGGAGTTTCTTCTGTTAACACTCCACAGATGTTTTTGTAATCCTTTTCTGAGGTCATCGTTAGTGAAAATGTTCTGCCTGCATGtgctgatcatgaggatggtgcaggaccaggcaggattTGGTACATAACCTAACAACCTCCTTATGGGGTGGTTTCCATTTTCTCTGCCTAAACCTTAAGGGATTCACTGGTTCTGAACAACTTGTCCTTATTCCTGTTTAGGACCCAACGCAGAGAGTTCAAGTCTGGCTTCTTGCCTTTACAGCTCAGGGACTCTATTGCACTCATGGCTTGTGGTAAGAAGCTTATCTCTGACCTCTATCCtgggccaggaaaccctggtggtggtgtcgttgagtcagcacctactcatggcaacctcatgtacaacagaatgaaatgctgcctggtcctgcagcatcttcacaatcattggtatgcttgagtccattgttgcagccattgtgtattttgagtgccttctaacctaggcgGTTCATGttgcagcactgtatcagacaatattctgccatgatccataaggttttcactggctaattttcaggagcagatcgccaggcctttctccctattCTGTAAACTCCACTGTAGCCTGTCCACCTGGAtgactctgctagtatttgaaagtCAGCGGCAGAGTTTCTAGctcatggcaacatgcaaaccaccacagctGCACAAACTGACAGTTGTGGGTGTAGCAGTGTGCCCACTTAAAAATCTGTGTTGTTACTTTAAGAAAAAACTTTGTTTTCTGTTACTAAAAAATTGGGAGAAAATAGACCTAGTAAGGCACTCACCCTTTCTCACCTCCAACAATAAATTCTGTtaacttctttaatctctttctatTCCCCTCAAACATGTACTAGCTTTCCCCTTCATCCTAACAGAAAACCAGAAAGCTTGATTCTGGTCATTCTCTTCCTTtcactgaaattttcttttatccTTCTCCTTTacaatttcttcatttcttcttattCCCAATCGCTACTCATTATCTCGCCTTTTGACTGTACAGCTTCCTAATCTCCCAGAACTTAATATAAAGCTCTTACACCAAGAATTTAGATTTTATTCATATTTAACTACACAAATAACACACGAGTgcattattgtttttaaaaaagtgttataaataatacaaaaatcTCCCTCAGCCACACCCACGGCCACATTAAAATCTTTAGAATTACTGAACAAATGAGAGGATTGGCTAAGAAagatgtgattttccaattcGTTCCTGTGAAAGGGGGACGAAGGCCCTTGTCACTGCGGATTTTGTCTACCTCACGAAGGTctcttcagacaaaaaaaaaactttcatcgTCTAAAGCGCTGGAGAAGAGGCTACCATAAACACGTAACCTTCCGAAATCTTCATCTCTGACCGCCCCTGCCCAGCCGGTGGGGAAGAGGCCGGTACGAGCTCTCGCGAGTCTCGGCATCCTCGCGAGAAACTACAGCGCCGCACTTCCCTGACGCATTTCCGTAGCGCCGGCGCAGGGGGAAGCCACGGGGGCCGCCGGGGAGGCCGTGGCCGGGAAGATGGTGCTCACCAGGTCGGCGCGGCCACAGGCCACGACCCAAGCCACGTCAGCTGAAAGATCCCCGCTGAAGGTAGGAGATCTCGAGTTtcccctctttctcctctcccctTCGTAGAGCGGTGCTCAGGGAGGTGGGGTGCGCAAGGTCCCGCGGAGCGTGAGGATGGCGGGCGGCGAGGGCCGAACTTTGCGCGCTGCTGTGTACCGAACCCCGTGCTAAGCGATTTACTGGTAGTGTCTCGTTTGGTCTTCACTACCGTCTTTTAAGGCAGTTCTTACTACGAAACAGCTTAAGTAACTTGCTTCGGGTTGTTCAGCTCCGGAATGCATAGGCATAGCTCAGGCCTTTTAATCTCACTGTTAACGCCCAAacgaaaaatcaaacccattgcctttcggtcgagtctgactcatagcgacccagtaggacaaagtagaaatgccccatagggtttccaaggagtggctggtgggttcgaactgctgactttttgcttagcagccgagctcttaaccactgtgccactagtgcTCAACGGAAGGTTAACTTCGCACACGATGCGCGAGTATAATGTAGGGGATAGGAGAGAAAGCACCGTTTTCACGTGAGAAGGCTGGCAATGACTTCACATCACCCCTTACGGCGTGGGGAGGGCCGCGGTGACGCAGTCTGTGGCTCTCAGTGGCGCTAGTCGTCCACTTCTTCTTGATTCTCCGGGGAAGGAAATGGAGCATCACATCGCCTGCATATCAGGCAGCGACTGATACCATCGGTGTGTTCCTAAACCCGTTTTTGCTCAGACAGCGTTAgtcctttctttctcctctcaCTCCCTATATGTGGGTTGGGATGTAAACCCACCTAGACCATTTAACTTTGAGTGGAGAGAATTCTCCTTTTTGAATTGTTTTGCCTCCTAAAGTCAGGACCAGGAATAGGGTGAGGAGAGCGAGGCAGGGTCCTGAAAATGCAGGGTCAGATCCAgtctttaaaattttgatttttaatatcatAAGAGATTTTTTGcattcattttgatttctttaaagaaaaaaaaaaaaagttgccatccggtcgattccaactcacggagaccctataagacagagtagaactgtcccgtagggtttccaaggagtgaactgcaaaccttttggttaatagccaagctcttaatcactgcaccaccaaggctgctCTAAAAACATAGCattaaaatatgtttattttgATTGCTGTTTTTTGGCAACCTCTTAAATTTTGCTTCTGAGGGGAGTACTTCACTCACTTTGCCCTAGTTCCAGCTCTACCTAAATTAGGGTGCTTTCTCTTGCTTGCAGAATGCAGCTAATGGAATTAAAGAGCATCCAGAAAGCAGGAAGGAATCTAAGTCTGATAACCAAAGTACTGCTGAATCACATACCACTGGGGAACGGAGTCCAGTCCCTAGAACTCCTAAAAACAGAAAGAGGAAAAGCAGAATGGAAACCTCATTACCGGAGATGATTGAACCATCTACTGATGGAGGGACCTCTGAAGCAGAATCAAATTCTTCTGCTGTGTCTGAGCTCCAGGATCCCATTGTAAGAGTAACTAGGAGAAGGCAGATCTTAGTTTCATGCACCCCAGCATCCAGTGTGAGGAAAAGGCCAAAAATAACTCCGGTAGTTGAGTCTCATACTGAAGAAGTCTCTGAAGCAGAATCTCACGTTTCAGGCATTTCTGCATTTGTGCCTACCACAGTAATAACTACAAGAGCCAGAAGAAGGGAGGCTAAACCAAGCCAAGAATCACATGCAGAAGATATTTCTGATGCTGAGTCATCGTGCTCAGACatttcttcattttcaggaaTTGCAGTTAGGAGAGCAACCCGGAGTATGCACAGGAAATTACAAGCACATACTGAGCAGAAAGATGTTAAAATAGTACCAGGAAATGAAAAGCAGAACTGTAAAGGTTTAGATGAAAAGGCCAAAGGAATAATAAgtaagggaaaagaaattaatgaTGAAAGTTCGCAGTTGAAGAGTCTTTCTGAGCTTCAGGACACTAGCCTTCAGCAATTAGTTTCTGAAAAGCATTCAACTCCCCAGAATAGTAAAACCACACCAGAACCCTCAAATCTGAACTATGAGGCTGTAATGAAATCATTAGCTCAAACATTTGCAGTTGTAGAAGTGGACAGATgggatgaagaaagaaagaggaccATAAAAACAAGTGACTTGACACAGTttggtgatgatgatgaagacTGCACAATTATAGGTGTTAGCGAAGACATGAATAATAAAAGGAATGTGGATCTTGAATGTGATGCCAAACTATACAAGTCTGAGCTCAACACATCTCAGGATAAAGGTGATTCTGTTTTATTAGTTCTCAGCAGCGATGAAAGCCAGCAGTCTGAAAACagtgagaatgaagaagacaCCATATGTTTTGTTGAAAATAGTAGTCGGAGGGAGTCACTGAATGGCGACTTGGGAAATACGTCATGTGACACTGCGTTGTTTGTAATTGACACAACTCCTGGATTGGGTGCTGATAAAAATTTTTACTTGGAAGAGGAAGACAAAGCTAGTGAGGCTGCcactgaggaagaaaaagaagagggagAGGATGAAGAAAGTGATGAGGTATCAGACCATGACGTAGATAAAGATAATGAGCTCAGTGATGAAGAAAACTTATTAAATAGCACAAAGTCTAAACTGTAAGTTTTAcgcttatttttaaaagtaaaattttgatacATATTTCAAGTGGATAATTtaccataaaaatataaaatattagaaatggCCCTGGAGAAGAAAACGACTGCCTTAGGTTCTGTACAATTTGTCCTTCCCAGTATTGCCGTTGTCTCTGTGGGTGCCTTTGTCTATATATTTTTCCCACCAATGATAGCTCAAAGTATATCTTTTTGTTTAACACTAGAAATTATCTGATAACAAAATATTCTTTGTGATTGTCAAGAGCAAcgtaaaagcaaaccaaaaaaccagttgccgtcctgttgaatctgactcatggtaactccgtgtgtgtcagagtagaactgcactctgtagggtttttaatggctgtgatctttcagaaggagcccctggtagtgcagtggttaaagcgctcagctgcaaaccaaaaagtcagtggttcgaacccaccagctgctccacggggagaagtatgtggcagcctacttctgtaaagattacagccttggaaaccctgcgggcttgctacgggtcagaatcaactcaactgcagcgggtttggtttggtgatctttcagaaggccgttcttctgaggcacctgtgggtagacATGAGTTGCCAACCTTTCTGGTAGTAACagaacgcttaactgtttgcaccacccatgaactccacataaaaggaaagggaaagcaaTTTGGTTTTTGTACATGTTGATTGtagagaaactgaaaaatacagaaaagtatgaGGAAATTAATCACATATAATCATGTCCATTGAAAAGCACTAATGTTTGAGGCcatttctttagtttttctgttttaaattgtttttcctaGGTACAGGTTCCTGGTGGCAATGTTTCCACTGGAAATATAGGCAGTCTCgaaagaaaatatacattaacAGATGCCAGGTCTTCACTGTAAACCAGTGAACTCAACCTCTTGAGGCTAGGCTCaggtgtattttttaaaagccacACCCTTCCCCAGGTTAATTCTGAAGTACATTCagggttgagaatcactgccGAGGCACTGCAGTAGAAAGATTTCACTTTCCAGTAGGGGCTGATTACACTTTCAACTGCTCAGTTTATATGGATAGTTAGGAGGAAAACATGACTATATATCCAGGTAAACTTGCTTATATTAAGAGTTGTATTAAAAAGGACTTTGGTAATATAAAGTAGAAATTCTCATTACATAAATGGAGGAGGAGACCAGGCAACTGTGGAGGATTCTGATCTGGTAGATCTGGGGTATGACATTTGTATTTTGAAAAAGGTCCACCGGTAAACATGAATATTCATCCCTGTTTAAGACTCTCAAGTTTAGAGACACTATCAAATGCCCTTTGTTAGCCAGAAAAACATTCTGCGTTTGAATGTCTTGGAAGTTCAGAGTAGAAGAACCTGTCTTTCTCATTGATTTTATAGATAGTGATATGTACGTTTATTAATTTACTGCCTACGTGTGAAGTTGAGCCAAATTACCAGATGCCTCTTTTCTGTCAGTCTTTGTGAACTCTGCTGGCATGTTATATGGCCTTATTCCTCTTCAGGAAATGTAGGGAATACGTTTGGATGTGCTTCTGAGCAGCTTTTTTGTTTAGTTCATTATTCATCCCAGAGCTGCTTCTAAGTGACTTTACTAGTAGATGTGAAATAGATCTGCACAGTTTTTCAGGAACTCATCCACTGTAAAATAAgatacttttttgtttgtttgtttgttttgatcacTGGCagttaaaggaaagaaaagaaaaggtgaTTTTAAAATAAGTCTTAATTGTTCCTTTTTGATTGGATTACTTGATCTTTAAATGGCAAATTCTCTTTCAGTCTGAAGTTGACAAGCAGCAGCATAGACCCTGGTCTGAGTATTAAAGAGCTGGGCGGTTTATATATTAATTTCAATGCAGACAGACTTCAGTCTAACAAGAGAACCCTAACACAAATCAAGGAGAAAACCAAAAATGAGGTAAGTTACATGAAATGTCCTGTTACATTTTCATAGAACTAGTCAGTTACTTCTAGAAATGATTCATCTTTGGTAAAAGACTGATTTCCCTTAAGTGAAACCACATTAGCCTAATGTGCTCCTTTTGCCCCCTCCCAcaatatttgtatattttataagGTCTAATCTAAGAAAAATGATGTTTGAAGAATAAAGCAATATAGGGccagtattcctttttttttttttttttttaattcctcttaCCCACCAATAGTGATCCCAGgggtttgtttcttctcttttcctgctATACTTTAGTTCTTAACTATCCAGGACCCTATTGAGAATCTGAAATCTGTTGAGTGCCCAACCCCACAACCAGAAAAAAATGCATACGTGAGCGGGGACACAACGTTTTATATATAATTTCAGAAGGAATACTGTCAGGGTAACCTCATCCAAACCCTCAGCTTCAACCACCACCTTTATACTGCTTTCTCTCAAATCTGTGTTTTCTAGCCTTGGTGCCTCTTAACTTTAGGTCTTCAAATCCGGttcaagaagtccctgggtggtgcagacggttaaaCACTCGGCTCCTTACCAGCTATCAAAAAGGATGAAGTCGATCTCTACATGTATGAGTTGACATTAAAAGCAATGCAGATTAGTAtgaacaagccaaaaaccaaacccactgccgtcaaatctGTTCCGACTtatgatgaccctataggactgagtagaacttccgcatagggtctcctaggctgtaatctttaagggagcagattaccatatctttctcctacagagcagttggtgggtttgaaccgccgaccttttgtttagcagccaagcacttaatcactgcaccactataAAAATTACATTTCGTTCAATCAAAATTTATATTGCTTTTCTCATTCTGTTAATTAATGGTCTACCAAGTCTCTTTAGGCCACAGAAAGCTGTTTTAACCAACATGAAAAGAATTTATCATCAAAGACtagttgaggttttttttttttttcccttcctttcttttttctttcagggaCTTTAAGGGCTATTATGACATTATTCCTCTCGTCTTTATCTTCCAGTCGTTTGGTGCAGGTGGCCAGTTACAAACGATACGTACAAGTGGTGGGCATATTAATGGAAATCCGATTATATAGGTTCAGATCCGAAAAGGGGATTTGAGATAGATACCTACTTTATTGTAGATTCTCTAAAATAATACTTCAGTTTGCCTCCTAAAACATTTCTAATGTgatgataatttccaaattta
This region includes:
- the DNTTIP2 gene encoding deoxynucleotidyltransferase terminal-interacting protein 2, translated to MVLTRSARPQATTQATSAERSPLKNAANGIKEHPESRKESKSDNQSTAESHTTGERSPVPRTPKNRKRKSRMETSLPEMIEPSTDGGTSEAESNSSAVSELQDPIVRVTRRRQILVSCTPASSVRKRPKITPVVESHTEEVSEAESHVSGISAFVPTTVITTRARRREAKPSQESHAEDISDAESSCSDISSFSGIAVRRATRSMHRKLQAHTEQKDVKIVPGNEKQNCKGLDEKAKGIISKGKEINDESSQLKSLSELQDTSLQQLVSEKHSTPQNSKTTPEPSNLNYEAVMKSLAQTFAVVEVDRWDEERKRTIKTSDLTQFGDDDEDCTIIGVSEDMNNKRNVDLECDAKLYKSELNTSQDKGDSVLLVLSSDESQQSENSENEEDTICFVENSSRRESLNGDLGNTSCDTALFVIDTTPGLGADKNFYLEEEDKASEAATEEEKEEGEDEESDEVSDHDVDKDNELSDEENLLNSTKSKLLKLTSSSIDPGLSIKELGGLYINFNADRLQSNKRTLTQIKEKTKNELLQKTVITPDFEKNYSVPPYRESKFQRQKKRREERQKTAGNGWFGMKAPELTDELKNDLKALKMRASMDPKRFYKKNDRDGFPKYFQIGTIVDNPADFYHSRIPKKERKRTIVEELLADSEFRRYNRKKYSEIMAEKAANAAGKKFRKKKKFRN